In Planctomycetia bacterium, one DNA window encodes the following:
- a CDS encoding DUF1549 and DUF1553 domain-containing protein gives KGDYYRITQEMIGRRVNVAVPADSLLLLKATGKVPHTGGRLFDVESPHYRTLYRWIEAGALEDSAAVPEPVEIALAPERMVFNGVKGTEQTKVTARYSDGSTRDVTHLARFLSNNVSTAAIDADGKVSATGRGDTFVFARFNRFTIGSEVIVLPADSTYRWPAPPANNYIDELVYDRLQKLHLLPSELCDDETFLRRVYLDLTGVPPTFAEYEAFTADNSARKRDELVDRLLASDAFTDVWTAKWAESLRVIGGGYAPTATDVKAAEAYFEWIREQIAANRPLNEFVADQITAGGSNLTTGPANLYTMLVHDTKFTPKNFAADFSQLFTGVQIQCAECHNHPFDRWTMDDYYGFVSLFTGIRRKTGAEAREFYIYNDASAPPAKHLIDGRPVPVMVLGGETAVPKGTDTRQALAAWLTSPDNELFSQNLANRIWAHFMGRGLVEPLDDMRISNPPTNKPLLDALAKHLTESKFNLRALVREICTSRVYQLSSRPNETNALDDRQFSRARLRRLRADVLLDSVVQVTESERGFRDFQLGTKAIQFYPRTPGDTTGPHAGDSFFETFGRSSRATVCACETKPDPTLSQALHLIAGDTVHARVAAGGLVPKLIASQPTPEAIIEQLFIRALTRKPTAEELAGMRKLVGTDVKDRKAYEDLFWGLLNSTEFSFNH, from the coding sequence CGAAGGGAGACTATTACCGCATCACTCAGGAAATGATCGGCCGACGCGTGAACGTCGCCGTACCGGCCGATAGCTTGCTGTTGCTCAAAGCGACGGGCAAAGTGCCGCACACCGGCGGCCGGCTGTTCGATGTCGAGAGCCCGCACTATCGGACGCTCTATCGCTGGATCGAAGCCGGCGCGCTCGAAGATTCCGCCGCGGTGCCCGAGCCGGTCGAGATCGCGCTCGCGCCGGAGCGGATGGTGTTCAACGGCGTGAAAGGGACCGAGCAGACGAAGGTCACGGCTCGCTATTCCGACGGCTCGACGCGCGACGTTACGCACCTCGCCCGCTTTCTCTCGAACAACGTGTCGACCGCCGCGATCGACGCCGACGGCAAAGTTTCGGCCACGGGGCGCGGCGACACGTTCGTCTTCGCGCGGTTCAACCGCTTCACGATCGGCTCGGAAGTGATCGTGCTGCCTGCCGATTCCACGTATCGCTGGCCGGCTCCTCCGGCGAACAACTACATCGACGAGCTCGTTTACGATCGGCTGCAAAAGTTGCATTTGCTCCCTTCGGAGCTGTGTGACGACGAAACGTTTTTGCGACGCGTCTATCTCGATCTGACGGGCGTGCCGCCGACGTTCGCCGAATACGAAGCGTTCACGGCCGACAACAGCGCGCGTAAACGCGACGAGCTCGTCGACCGTTTACTGGCGAGCGACGCTTTCACCGACGTTTGGACCGCGAAATGGGCCGAGTCTTTGCGCGTGATCGGCGGCGGCTACGCTCCGACCGCGACCGACGTGAAGGCCGCCGAAGCGTATTTCGAATGGATCCGCGAACAGATCGCGGCGAACCGTCCGCTGAACGAGTTCGTCGCCGATCAGATCACGGCCGGCGGCAGCAACCTCACCACGGGGCCCGCCAATCTTTACACCATGCTCGTACACGATACGAAGTTCACGCCGAAGAACTTCGCGGCCGATTTCTCGCAGCTCTTCACAGGCGTGCAAATTCAGTGCGCCGAGTGCCACAACCATCCGTTCGACCGTTGGACGATGGACGACTACTACGGCTTCGTGAGTCTCTTCACCGGTATTCGTCGCAAGACCGGTGCCGAGGCGCGCGAGTTCTACATCTACAACGACGCAAGCGCGCCGCCGGCGAAGCATCTCATCGACGGTCGGCCGGTCCCCGTGATGGTGCTCGGCGGTGAGACGGCGGTTCCGAAGGGAACCGATACGCGCCAGGCCTTGGCCGCGTGGCTGACCTCGCCCGACAACGAACTCTTTTCGCAGAACCTCGCCAATCGGATTTGGGCCCACTTCATGGGGCGCGGCCTCGTCGAGCCGCTCGACGACATGCGGATCAGCAACCCACCGACGAACAAGCCGCTGCTCGACGCGCTGGCGAAGCATCTGACCGAGTCTAAGTTCAACCTTCGCGCGCTGGTGCGCGAGATTTGCACCTCGCGTGTGTATCAACTTTCGTCGCGCCCGAACGAGACCAACGCTCTGGACGACCGGCAGTTCTCACGCGCTCGCCTCCGCCGATTGCGGGCCGACGTGCTGCTCGACTCCGTCGTGCAAGTGACGGAAAGCGAACGGGGCTTCCGCGATTTCCAACTCGGCACCAAAGCGATTCAGTTCTATCCTCGCACTCCCGGCGACACGACCGGTCCGCATGCCGGCGACTCGTTCTTCGAGACGTTCGGGCGTTCGTCGCGGGCGACCGTATGCGCCTGCGAGACGAAGCCCGACCCGACGCTGTCGCAGGCGTTGCACCTGATCGCCGGCGATACGGTTCATGCCCGGGTCGCGGCCGGAGGGCTCGTGCCGAAGCTCATCGCCTCGCAACCGACGCCGGAAGCGATCATCGAGCAGCTCTTCATTCGGGCCCTCACGCGTAAGCCGACGGCCGAAGAACTGGCCGGCATGCGGAAACTCGTCGGCACCGACGTGAAAGATCGGAAGGCTTACGAAGATCTTTTTTGGGGCCTGCTGAACTCCACGGAATTCAGCTTTAACCACTGA
- a CDS encoding alpha/beta hydrolase — translation MSSVLHFPSLPYRLPALPVLAVVFALATAAASAAEPAAPQKSPLWAGGAPNGDGTVDTATGFLTVHLAPADKANGAALVICPGGGYGGLVTGAEGHGIAKWLNGHGIAGIVLEYRLPKGRSMVPLADAKHAIRTVRSKAGEWKLDPKRIGIIGFSAGGHLASTAAVHFDAGDAKSADPIEQGFSSRPDFAVLVYPVVSMGMLGHGGSRRNLLGASPSEESVAFFSNEKQVTKETPPIFLTHAKNDTVVVPENSRLLHEALKEHGIATEYLELAEGGHGLNGYKGPMWDAWQTKSLAWLASLKIIPESDAANP, via the coding sequence ATGTCGTCAGTTCTTCACTTTCCCTCGCTGCCGTATCGCCTCCCGGCGCTGCCGGTTCTTGCCGTCGTCTTCGCCCTGGCGACCGCTGCCGCCTCGGCAGCCGAGCCTGCCGCGCCGCAGAAGTCGCCCCTATGGGCCGGCGGCGCACCGAACGGCGACGGCACCGTCGACACGGCGACCGGCTTCCTGACCGTCCATCTTGCTCCTGCCGACAAGGCCAACGGCGCGGCGCTCGTGATTTGCCCCGGCGGCGGCTACGGCGGGCTCGTCACCGGTGCCGAGGGGCATGGGATCGCCAAATGGCTGAATGGGCACGGCATCGCAGGCATCGTGCTCGAATATCGCTTGCCGAAAGGCCGCTCGATGGTTCCTCTCGCCGACGCCAAGCATGCGATCCGCACCGTCCGCTCGAAGGCCGGCGAATGGAAGCTCGATCCGAAGCGGATCGGCATCATCGGGTTCTCGGCCGGCGGACACCTGGCGTCGACCGCCGCGGTGCATTTCGATGCCGGCGATGCGAAGTCGGCCGATCCGATCGAGCAGGGCTTCAGCAGCCGGCCCGACTTCGCGGTGCTCGTCTATCCGGTCGTTTCGATGGGCATGCTCGGCCACGGCGGCTCGCGGCGCAACTTGCTCGGCGCGAGCCCGTCGGAAGAATCCGTGGCCTTTTTCTCCAACGAAAAGCAAGTCACGAAAGAGACGCCGCCGATTTTTCTTACGCACGCCAAGAACGATACCGTCGTCGTGCCGGAAAACAGCCGCCTCTTGCACGAAGCGTTGAAGGAGCACGGCATCGCGACCGAATATCTGGAACTGGCCGAAGGGGGCCATGGGCTCAACGGCTACAAGGGCCCGATGTGGGACGCTTGGCAAACTAAGTCGCTCGCGTGGCTAGCGTCGCTGAAGATCATTCCTGAGTCGGACGCGGCGAATCCTTAG
- a CDS encoding SGNH/GDSL hydrolase family protein, which translates to MIRRFVAMNRLLFVFALLIGGLSASGASAEKFFFRDGDRIVIMGDSITEQHLYSNYIEMWVTTRFPKWNLAFRNVGIGGDSSRGGNGRFKRDVVSFKPTAMTVDFGMNDGGYKAYDEAVFKNYVGGLQGIADQAKAAGIRVAFCTPQPLDAEEQGPTALTAYNLTLEKLSEGMKKTSDANGQHFVDQFHPYLAVLDKARAGSKPYKRITAGDAVHPGPPGQALMAFAILQGLNFPKLVSSVAIDAADLKGVKTENCEVTNVAREGDVLTFERLDGALPFFPADASLILNWAPILAETNDYRLAVSGLKAGNYEVRLGDKTVAKYSADELAKGVDLAAPALAVGPVSEQVKAVRAAIEAKNKYYHDRIFRGCVLAQASIPEFLGLKISPEEIESKRQAAIAERLQELPALEAAVRKALELKPHKVTIAPAK; encoded by the coding sequence ATGATTCGTCGATTCGTCGCCATGAACCGGTTGCTGTTCGTTTTCGCTTTGCTCATCGGCGGCCTTAGCGCTTCGGGCGCGTCGGCCGAGAAGTTTTTCTTTCGCGACGGCGACCGCATCGTGATCATGGGAGACTCGATCACCGAGCAGCACCTCTACAGCAACTACATCGAGATGTGGGTCACGACCCGCTTTCCGAAATGGAATTTGGCGTTTCGCAACGTCGGCATCGGCGGCGACAGCAGCCGCGGGGGCAATGGTCGATTCAAGCGCGACGTCGTTTCGTTCAAGCCGACGGCCATGACCGTCGATTTCGGCATGAACGACGGTGGCTATAAAGCTTACGACGAAGCGGTCTTCAAGAATTATGTCGGAGGCCTGCAAGGCATCGCCGATCAAGCGAAAGCGGCCGGCATTCGCGTGGCGTTCTGCACGCCGCAACCGCTCGACGCCGAAGAGCAAGGCCCGACGGCTTTGACCGCCTATAACCTCACGTTGGAAAAGTTGTCCGAGGGGATGAAGAAGACGTCCGACGCCAACGGGCAGCACTTCGTCGATCAGTTTCATCCTTATCTCGCGGTTCTCGATAAGGCCCGTGCCGGCTCGAAACCTTACAAACGGATCACGGCCGGCGATGCCGTACATCCGGGCCCGCCGGGGCAAGCGCTGATGGCCTTTGCGATTCTTCAAGGTCTGAACTTTCCGAAGCTCGTCTCGTCGGTGGCGATCGATGCGGCGGATCTGAAGGGGGTGAAGACGGAGAATTGCGAAGTAACCAACGTTGCGCGCGAAGGAGACGTGTTGACCTTCGAGCGACTCGACGGAGCGCTGCCGTTCTTTCCCGCAGATGCATCGCTGATTTTGAATTGGGCGCCGATCTTGGCGGAGACCAACGACTATCGGCTCGCCGTCAGCGGACTTAAGGCTGGGAATTACGAAGTGCGGCTGGGCGACAAGACGGTCGCGAAGTATTCCGCCGACGAACTCGCTAAGGGGGTCGATCTTGCGGCGCCGGCGTTGGCCGTGGGTCCTGTTTCCGAGCAAGTGAAAGCGGTGCGTGCCGCGATCGAAGCGAAGAACAAGTACTACCACGATCGGATCTTCCGCGGTTGCGTGTTGGCCCAGGCCAGCATCCCGGAGTTTTTAGGGCTCAAGATCTCGCCCGAAGAGATCGAGTCGAAGCGCCAAGCGGCCATTGCCGAGCGGTTGCAGGAACTCCCGGCCCTCGAAGCGGCCGTTCGCAAGGCGCTCGAATTGAAGCCGCATAAAGTGACGATCGCGCCGGCGAAGTAA
- a CDS encoding molybdopterin-dependent oxidoreductase — protein sequence MEETTFLEEHRRLTRRYFLCASVAGAAVAEAALLHAAEEPAKPAAPDKPATPPKPTATVAEKPVANEKPVKPAKPDKAGARQDPYFTPVEDFRDVSRGKPLPHSLPEEKKREVGLTRDTWRLEVVSDSENPAKLGTSLTKADNTALDFAGLLKLGEKHAVRFAKVMTCLNIGCPLGMGLWEGVPMREVLWLTKPRENVRRVFFYGYHNDDPAQMFRSSLPVGRVLEDPYDLPPVILCYKLNGQWLDSERGGPVRVVVPEAYGFKSIKWLTHLVLTNLAHANDTYASGNNDLDSPLKTFAAILSSPTGFKPGQPIPVSGYAQVGISGLSKVQVSIESNAKPRPEGDPHFTTAPWVDADLLAPPKHWGALPEGKLPAETHGFTAAGEPKTWPLRLTNAHWAKVLPGLPAGEYTLRSRTIDEKGHAQPMPRPFRKSGHSAIESIVVKVKE from the coding sequence ATGGAAGAGACCACGTTTCTCGAAGAGCATCGGCGACTGACGCGTCGTTACTTTCTCTGCGCAAGCGTTGCGGGCGCTGCCGTTGCCGAGGCTGCATTGTTACATGCCGCCGAAGAGCCGGCCAAGCCTGCGGCACCTGATAAACCTGCGACCCCGCCCAAGCCTACGGCAACGGTCGCTGAGAAACCTGTTGCGAACGAGAAACCCGTGAAGCCGGCGAAGCCCGACAAGGCTGGCGCTAGACAAGATCCCTACTTCACGCCGGTCGAAGACTTTCGCGATGTCTCGCGCGGCAAGCCGTTGCCCCATTCGTTGCCGGAAGAGAAGAAGCGCGAGGTCGGACTGACGCGCGACACCTGGCGCCTCGAGGTCGTTTCCGACTCCGAGAACCCGGCGAAACTCGGCACGTCGCTTACGAAGGCCGACAACACGGCGCTCGACTTCGCCGGCTTGCTCAAGCTCGGCGAGAAGCATGCCGTCCGGTTCGCGAAAGTGATGACGTGCTTGAACATCGGTTGCCCGCTCGGCATGGGCTTGTGGGAAGGGGTGCCGATGCGCGAAGTGCTCTGGCTGACGAAGCCGCGCGAGAATGTGCGCCGCGTGTTTTTCTACGGCTACCACAACGACGACCCGGCGCAAATGTTTCGCAGTTCGTTGCCGGTGGGGCGCGTTTTGGAAGATCCCTACGATCTCCCTCCCGTCATCTTGTGCTATAAGCTCAACGGCCAATGGCTCGATTCCGAACGGGGCGGCCCTGTGCGCGTCGTCGTGCCGGAAGCCTACGGCTTCAAGTCGATCAAGTGGCTCACGCATCTCGTGCTCACGAACCTTGCGCATGCGAACGACACGTATGCCTCGGGCAACAACGACCTCGACAGTCCGCTGAAGACGTTCGCCGCGATCCTTTCGTCGCCGACGGGATTCAAGCCGGGTCAGCCGATTCCGGTTTCCGGTTATGCGCAGGTCGGCATCTCGGGCTTGTCGAAGGTGCAGGTCTCGATCGAGTCGAACGCGAAGCCGCGACCGGAAGGGGATCCGCATTTCACGACTGCGCCGTGGGTCGATGCCGACTTGCTCGCGCCTCCGAAACATTGGGGGGCGCTTCCGGAAGGAAAGCTCCCTGCCGAGACGCACGGTTTCACCGCCGCCGGCGAGCCGAAGACCTGGCCGCTGCGGCTGACGAACGCCCACTGGGCGAAGGTGTTGCCCGGCCTCCCCGCCGGTGAATACACGTTGCGCAGTCGGACGATCGACGAGAAGGGGCACGCGCAGCCGATGCCGCGTCCGTTTCGCAAGTCGGGCCACTCGGCGATCGAATCGATCGTCGTCAAAGTGAAAGAGTAA
- a CDS encoding lactonase family protein — MRWIIAAICTLGWAMNAHADTYVYVSLVAEQKIQILRLNPSDGSLTPVDAVAVDGGPGSLGVDPQKKFLFASLRSTSTLASFRIDSATGKLTLISSATRPTGEGAAYVTTDRAGRWLLSASYGLGRAVVHRLSDDGKIVSPAVDVVETAKTAHSVATDPDNNFVFVPHPAPNAIFQFKLDHATGKLTDAGKAPGGTPAGSATKTGPRHLAFHPTLKLAFTSDEAGSSITAYRFDPTTGLKPVQTVSTLPADYKASNSTAEVKVHPSGRFVWVSNRGHDSLAGFSIDPSGALTAIDRAPTEKTPRSFDIEPQGRYVFGAGEGSGKLAVFQVDTTTGQLTRKHTYELGKSLTWVLAVETTKP; from the coding sequence ATGCGTTGGATCATTGCCGCTATTTGCACGTTGGGTTGGGCCATGAACGCACATGCAGATACATACGTTTATGTCTCGCTCGTCGCCGAGCAGAAGATTCAAATCCTGCGTCTGAACCCCAGCGACGGCAGCCTTACGCCGGTCGATGCCGTGGCGGTCGACGGCGGGCCGGGCTCCTTAGGAGTCGATCCGCAGAAGAAGTTCTTGTTCGCCTCGCTTCGCAGCACTAGCACACTCGCGAGCTTTCGGATCGATTCCGCCACCGGCAAGCTCACGCTCATAAGCTCCGCCACGCGACCGACCGGCGAAGGGGCTGCCTACGTCACCACCGATCGCGCGGGGCGCTGGCTTCTCTCGGCTTCGTATGGCCTGGGACGAGCCGTGGTGCATCGGCTGTCCGACGACGGCAAGATCGTAAGCCCTGCGGTCGACGTCGTCGAAACGGCGAAGACCGCGCACAGCGTGGCGACCGATCCGGATAATAATTTCGTCTTCGTGCCGCATCCCGCCCCGAACGCGATCTTTCAATTCAAGCTCGATCACGCGACCGGCAAACTCACGGACGCCGGCAAAGCCCCGGGCGGAACGCCCGCCGGCAGCGCGACCAAGACCGGCCCGCGGCATCTTGCGTTTCATCCGACTTTGAAGCTGGCCTTCACATCCGATGAAGCAGGGAGCAGCATCACGGCATACCGGTTCGATCCGACGACCGGCTTGAAGCCGGTGCAGACCGTGTCGACTCTGCCCGCCGACTATAAGGCATCGAACAGCACGGCCGAAGTGAAAGTACATCCGAGCGGCCGGTTCGTGTGGGTCTCGAACCGGGGCCACGATAGCCTTGCCGGTTTCTCGATCGACCCGAGCGGGGCGCTCACCGCGATCGATCGCGCACCGACCGAAAAAACACCACGCTCGTTCGATATCGAACCGCAAGGACGCTACGTCTTCGGCGCAGGAGAAGGCTCCGGCAAGCTAGCCGTGTTCCAAGTCGACACCACGACCGGCCAGCTCACGCGCAAGCACACCTACGAATTGGGCAAGAGCCTCACCTGGGTGCTCGCCGTGGAGACGACGAAGCCGTAA
- a CDS encoding Gfo/Idh/MocA family oxidoreductase: MSLRLAFVGVDHPHGAHWRETLENFGERIEITALLPCFGGALTSLEERFAEVPRFATVDDLIARGDFDAALVALPNNEGPSTLLRLAEAGKHIFTEKPGAATAADLRPLVAAVRKHDVAFQSGFMWRYDACAERLRTMLAEKRFGKLIHIDMKFVTSDIRRRGPDHYLFDRNISGAGFINWLGCHHLDLLLYVAQRRVMGVTARLGTFGATATDVEDGGTVVLDLEGGALATFTGGYWFPRWAGENQWSIRGSERWVNWHPNKPGTSGALEIHGPQPQWHAMEETFSVAADTTPGYGGIRGVDVVGDWLAAIEDRAASRVRECRNTPESTVATLEILDAAYESSRSGRRVECSIGS, from the coding sequence ATGTCGCTTCGTCTTGCCTTCGTCGGGGTCGATCATCCGCATGGGGCGCATTGGCGGGAGACGTTGGAGAACTTCGGCGAGCGGATCGAGATCACGGCCTTGTTGCCTTGCTTCGGCGGCGCGCTGACGAGCCTGGAAGAGCGTTTCGCCGAAGTGCCGCGCTTCGCCACCGTCGACGACTTGATCGCCCGCGGCGACTTCGATGCCGCGCTAGTCGCGCTCCCCAATAACGAAGGCCCGTCGACCCTGCTCCGCCTTGCCGAAGCCGGAAAGCACATCTTCACCGAGAAGCCGGGTGCGGCGACGGCAGCCGATCTCCGCCCGCTCGTCGCCGCGGTGCGGAAGCACGACGTCGCCTTTCAAAGCGGCTTCATGTGGCGCTACGATGCGTGCGCCGAACGCTTGAGAACGATGCTGGCCGAAAAGCGTTTCGGCAAGCTGATCCACATCGACATGAAGTTCGTCACCAGCGACATTCGCCGGCGCGGGCCCGACCACTACTTGTTCGATCGCAACATCAGCGGCGCCGGCTTTATAAATTGGCTCGGCTGTCATCATCTGGATCTGCTGCTCTACGTCGCGCAAAGGAGAGTCATGGGAGTGACCGCGCGGCTGGGCACGTTCGGCGCGACGGCAACCGATGTGGAAGACGGCGGCACGGTCGTCCTCGATCTTGAAGGGGGAGCCCTCGCGACCTTCACGGGCGGCTACTGGTTTCCCCGTTGGGCCGGCGAAAACCAATGGTCGATCCGGGGCAGCGAGCGGTGGGTGAATTGGCATCCGAATAAGCCCGGCACGTCGGGCGCGTTGGAAATCCACGGCCCGCAACCGCAATGGCATGCGATGGAAGAAACGTTTTCCGTCGCCGCCGACACGACGCCGGGTTACGGCGGCATTCGCGGAGTCGACGTCGTCGGAGATTGGCTCGCCGCGATCGAAGACCGCGCCGCCAGCCGCGTGCGCGAGTGCCGCAATACGCCGGAGTCGACCGTCGCTACGCTCGAAATCCTCGACGCCGCCTACGAGTCGTCGCGCTCGGGCCGACGCGTCGAGTGCTCGATCGGCTCCTGA
- the argJ gene encoding bifunctional glutamate N-acetyltransferase/amino-acid acetyltransferase ArgJ, whose product MTTSPAASSAAASTPALPVPPLPQGYSLGGVYCGIKRYADKLDLSLIVSERPAVAAGVYTTNLVFAAPVKWDREHTPGTSLRGIVINSGNANACTGERGDADCRRMAEAAAQTCGATADQMLVLSTGIIGEFMPMQKIEAGVRDVAGKLGTDEAALVAAARGMLTTDTRHKVAGRTIALSSGSVQLTGMAKGAAMIGPKMATMLGIVLTDAALAPKDAQRLLSSTVEDSFNCISVDGHMSTNDTVLLLANGAAGGAPLQGADLAKFEAALGEVCGELARMIPADGEGATHLIQVEIQGGRDRESARLLAKSVSESLLVKTAICGADPNWGRIVSAAGYANVPFDPAKVNLWVNGLHLYENGAPLPFDRVAASHSIRDHRDTHIRLTFGEGTATVNFWTTDLTAEYVRLNADYHT is encoded by the coding sequence ATGACCACTTCGCCCGCAGCATCATCAGCCGCAGCATCGACTCCCGCGCTTCCCGTTCCTCCGCTACCGCAAGGCTACTCGCTCGGCGGTGTTTATTGCGGCATCAAGCGCTATGCCGATAAACTCGACCTGTCGCTGATCGTCTCGGAGCGTCCGGCCGTGGCGGCGGGCGTTTATACGACGAACCTCGTATTCGCGGCGCCGGTGAAATGGGACCGCGAGCACACGCCCGGCACGTCGCTGCGCGGCATCGTGATCAACTCCGGCAACGCCAACGCCTGCACGGGCGAGCGCGGGGATGCCGATTGTCGACGCATGGCGGAAGCCGCCGCGCAAACCTGCGGCGCAACGGCCGACCAAATGCTCGTTCTTTCGACCGGCATCATCGGCGAGTTTATGCCGATGCAGAAAATCGAAGCCGGCGTCCGCGACGTCGCCGGCAAGCTCGGTACCGACGAAGCTGCGCTGGTCGCCGCCGCGCGCGGAATGCTCACGACCGACACACGCCATAAAGTCGCCGGGCGAACCATTGCCCTTAGCTCCGGCTCGGTGCAACTTACCGGCATGGCGAAGGGGGCCGCGATGATCGGCCCGAAGATGGCGACGATGCTCGGCATCGTCCTTACCGATGCGGCGCTCGCCCCCAAAGATGCGCAGCGGTTGCTATCGTCGACGGTCGAAGATTCGTTCAACTGCATCAGCGTCGACGGCCACATGAGCACGAACGACACCGTGTTGCTGTTGGCAAACGGTGCGGCCGGCGGCGCGCCGCTGCAAGGGGCCGACTTGGCGAAGTTCGAAGCGGCGCTCGGCGAAGTCTGCGGCGAACTGGCGCGGATGATCCCGGCCGATGGCGAAGGAGCGACGCATCTGATTCAGGTCGAGATTCAAGGCGGCCGCGATCGGGAATCGGCCCGGCTGCTCGCCAAGAGCGTGAGCGAAAGTTTGCTCGTTAAGACCGCCATTTGCGGTGCCGACCCGAACTGGGGCCGGATCGTTTCCGCGGCCGGCTACGCGAACGTTCCGTTCGATCCGGCGAAGGTGAACCTCTGGGTCAACGGCCTGCACCTGTATGAAAACGGTGCGCCGCTCCCGTTCGATCGGGTCGCCGCTTCGCACTCGATCCGCGACCACCGCGACACGCACATCCGGCTCACCTTCGGCGAAGGAACGGCAACGGTAAATTTCTGGACCACCGACCTCACGGCCGAGTATGTGCGGCTGAACGCGGATTATCATACTTAG
- the argC gene encoding N-acetyl-gamma-glutamyl-phosphate reductase, with protein sequence MPKTRVAIQGATGYSALELLKILLRHPHIEITAVTSRQEGNPSLASVHASLTGRLDLKLEDLAAAEVGRRADCVFSCLPHGVTTHQVPDMLAAGARVVDFSADYRLKDPAAYKQWYGETHADPGRLPEAVYGLPELFRSAIAPAKLVANPGCYPTASALPLAPLIKLGMIEPTGIIIDAKSGVSGAGRTPKLSFHYPECNENFSAYGVGTHRHTPEIEQTLTMFGGAPASIIFTPHLVPMDRGILATSYAVPRGTYTTAQVLDALKDFYRDEPFVRVVDHLPTTKDTSHTNYCHLTARVVRDRIVTISVEDNLIKGAAGQAVQNFNLMFGYPETTALL encoded by the coding sequence ATGCCAAAAACGCGCGTCGCCATTCAGGGTGCCACCGGCTACTCGGCCCTCGAACTGCTTAAGATCTTGCTGCGGCATCCGCATATCGAGATCACGGCCGTAACCAGTCGGCAAGAAGGGAATCCGTCGCTCGCTTCCGTGCATGCGAGCCTGACCGGCCGGTTAGACTTAAAGCTCGAAGACCTGGCGGCGGCCGAGGTCGGGCGGCGGGCCGATTGCGTGTTCAGTTGCTTGCCGCACGGCGTCACGACGCACCAAGTGCCCGACATGCTCGCGGCCGGCGCGCGGGTCGTCGATTTCAGTGCCGACTATCGCTTGAAAGACCCTGCCGCTTATAAGCAATGGTACGGCGAAACGCACGCCGATCCGGGCCGGCTTCCCGAGGCGGTTTACGGTCTGCCCGAATTGTTTCGCTCGGCGATCGCGCCGGCGAAGTTGGTCGCCAACCCCGGTTGCTATCCGACCGCGTCGGCCTTACCGCTCGCTCCCCTCATTAAGCTCGGGATGATCGAGCCGACGGGGATCATCATCGACGCCAAGAGCGGTGTCTCGGGAGCAGGGCGAACCCCGAAACTTTCGTTCCACTATCCGGAGTGCAACGAAAACTTCTCGGCCTACGGCGTCGGCACGCATCGCCACACGCCCGAGATCGAACAGACCCTCACGATGTTCGGCGGCGCGCCGGCTTCGATCATCTTCACGCCCCATCTGGTGCCGATGGATCGGGGCATCCTCGCGACTTCATACGCCGTGCCGCGCGGGACCTACACGACCGCGCAGGTACTCGACGCGTTGAAGGATTTCTATCGCGACGAGCCGTTCGTGCGCGTGGTCGATCATCTGCCGACGACGAAAGACACCTCGCACACAAACTACTGCCACCTGACGGCCCGCGTGGTGCGCGATCGGATCGTGACGATCAGCGTGGAAGATAACCTGATTAAAGGCGCAGCAGGACAAGCGGTGCAGAACTTCAACCTGATGTTCGGCTACCCGGAAACGACGGCCCTGTTGTAA